A genomic region of Venturia canescens isolate UGA chromosome 7, ASM1945775v1, whole genome shotgun sequence contains the following coding sequences:
- the Cul1 gene encoding cullin-1 isoform X2 produces the protein MSGHRGGGGSGSHQGGPPGLKQIDLDQIWGDLKEGIEQVYNRQCMSRPRYIELYTHVYNYCTSVHQQITRTSTKSKKGGQVSGGAQLVGLELYRRLRDFLRNYLISLLKHGNDLMDEDVLQFYTRQWEEYQFSSKVLNGVCAYLNRHWVRRECEEGHKGIYEIYQLALVTWRDNLFKHLNRQVTNAVLKLIERERNGETINTRLVSGVINCYVELGLNEEDPTVKGPNLTVYKESFENVFLEDTERFYTRESSEFLRQNPVTEYMKKTEQRLLEEQKRVQVYLHQTTNERLAKTCERVLIEKHLDTFHSEFQNLLDSDKNTDLGRMYLLVARILNGLGELRNLLESHIANQGLTAIDKCGDSAANDPKVYVNTILEVHKKYNALVLVAFNNDSGFVAALDKACGRFINSNSVTRAANSSSKSPELLAKYCDLLLKKSSKNPEEAELEDTLNQVMVVFKYIEDKDVFQKFYSKMLAKRLVQHMSASDDAEASMISKLKQACGFEYTSKLQRMFQDIGVSKDLNEQFRRHLTNSAEPLDIDFTIQVLSSGSWPFQQSFTFSLPTELERSVHRFTTFYSSQHSGRKLNWLYNMSKGELLTNCFKNRYTLQASTFQMAVLLQYNVATLWTIQQLHESTQIKMDFLLQVIQILLKAKLLTAAIDDEAELTSLSTVELFTGYKNKKLRVNINVPVKTELKIEQETTHKHIEEDRKLLIQAAIVRIMKMRKVLKHQQLVAEVLNQLSSRFKPRVHVIKKCIDILIEKEYLERTEGQKDTYSYLA, from the exons ATGTCGGGTCACAGAGGAGGCGGAGGATCCGGCAGTCATCAAGGTGGCCCGCCTGGCCTTAAACAAATTGATCTTGACCAAATTTGGGGCGATCTGAAAGAGGGCATCGAACAAGTCTACAACAGACAATGCATGTCCAGAcccagatacattgaattgtaCAC ACACGTTTATAATTATTGCACGAGCGTACATCAGCAGATAACAAGGACATCGACAAAGAGCAAGAAGGGCGGTCAAGTATCGGGCGGTGCTCAGCTCGTTGGTCTTGAGCTCTACAGACGCCTTCGCGATTTTCTCAGGAATTATCTCATAAGTTTACTCAAG CacggaaatgatttgatggaCGAAGACGTGCTGCAGTTTTACACGAGACAATGGGAGGAATATCAGTTCAGTAGTAAAGTGCTGAACGGTGTTTGTGCATATTTGAATCGTCATTGGGTACGCCGAGAGTGCGAGGAAGGGCACAAAGgcatttacgaaatttatcaACTTGCGCTTGTCACGTGGCGTGACAATTTGTTCAAACATTTAAATCGACAG GTCACCAATGCCGTTTTGAAGTTAATCGAGCGTGAGAGAAACGGTGAGACGATAAACACTCGGCTCGTAAGTGGCGTTATTAATTGTTATGTCGAGCTTGGTCTCAACGAGGAAGATCCAACCGTGAAAGGCCCCAATCTGACCGTCTACAAAGAAtcttttgaaaatgtttttcttgaAGACACCGAAAGATTTTATACCCGCGAGAGCTCTGAATTTTTGCGACAAAATCCCGTTACTGAGTACATGAAAAAG ACGGAGCAGAGGCTGCTGGAAGAGCAGAAGCGCGTTCAAGTTTATCTTCATCAAACAACCAATGAGCGTCTTGCGAAAACGTGCGAGCGTGTACTTATCGAGAAGCATCTCGACACATTTCATTCGGAATTTCAGAATCTTCTCGATTCTGACAAAAACACCGATCTCGGAAGAATGTACCTTTTGGTTGCGAGGATATTGAACGGTCTTGGTGAGCTGAGAAATCTTCTCGAGAGTCATATAGCGAATCAGGGACTTACGGCGATCGACAAATGCGGCGATTCGGCTGCTAAC GATCCAAAAGTCTACGTAAACACGATTCTGGAAgttcacaaaaaatacaatgCTCTGGTGCTCGTCGCTTTTAACAACGACAGCGGCTTTGTTGCTGCGCTTGACAAAGCTTGCGGACGATTTATAAACAGCAATTCTGTCACAAGAGCCGCAAACAGTAGCAGCAAATCTCCTGAACTGTTGGCCAAGTATTGTGACTTATTGCTCAAAAAGAGTAGCAAAAATCCTGAGGAAGCTGAACTCGAGGACACCCTGAATCAAGTC atgGTCGTTTTTAAGTACATCGAGGACAAGGACGTTTTCCAAAAGTTCTACAGCAAAATGTTGGCGAAACGTTTGGTTCAGCACATGTCAGCGAGTGACGACGCGGAAGCTTCGATGATCTCGAAATTGAAACAAGCCTGCGGTTTCGAATACACGTCCAAACTTCAACGCATGttccaa GATATTGGCGTCTCGAAAGATCTAAACGAGCAATTCCGAAGACATCTAACAAATTCTGCGGAACCTCTGGACATAGATTTCACGATACAAGTGCTTTCTTCAGGCTCATGGCCGTTTCAACAGTCCTTCACATTTTCTTTGCCAACAGAG TTGGAAAGATCCGTACACAGGTTCACAACTTTCTACAGTTCACAGCACAGCGgtagaaaattgaattggTTGTATAACATGTCAAAGGGCGAATTACTGACGAATTGTTTCAAAAATCGTTACACGCTCCAAGCTTCGACTTTTCAAATGGCTGTTTTGCTGCAATATAACGTGGCGACGTTGTGGACGATACAACAATTGCACGAATCGACTCAGATTAAAATGGACTTTTTGCTTCAG GTTATTCAAATTCTTTTGAAAGCTAAACTATTGACTGCGGCGATCGACGACGAGGCTGAGCTTACGTCGCTTTCTACGGTCGAGCTTTTCACCGGTTACAAGAA CAAAAAATTGAGAGTTAATATAAACGTACCAGTTAAAACggagctgaaaatcgaacaaGAAACAACTCACAAGCACATAGAAGAGGATCGTAAGCTTTTGATACAAGCTGCTATTGTGAGGATCATGAAAATGCGTAAGGTCCTTAAGCATCAGCAGCTCGTTGCCGAAGTCTTGAATCAATTGAGTTCTAGATTTAAGCCACGGGTCCACGTTATTAAG AAATGTATAgatattttaattgaaaaggaGTATCTGGAACGCACCGAGGGACAGAAGGACACTTACAGTTATCTGGCGTGA
- the Cul1 gene encoding cullin-1 isoform X1 gives MSGHRGGGGSGSHQGGPPGLKQIDLDQIWGDLKEGIEQVYNRQCMSRPRYIELYTHVYNYCTSVHQQITRTSTKSKKGGQVSGGAQLVGLELYRRLRDFLRNYLISLLKHGNDLMDEDVLQFYTRQWEEYQFSSKVLNGVCAYLNRHWVRRECEEGHKGIYEIYQLALVTWRDNLFKHLNRQVTNAVLKLIERERNGETINTRLVSGVINCYVELGLNEEDPTVKGPNLTVYKESFENVFLEDTERFYTRESSEFLRQNPVTEYMKKTEQRLLEEQKRVQVYLHQTTNERLAKTCERVLIEKHLDTFHSEFQNLLDSDKNTDLGRMYLLVARILNGLGELRNLLESHIANQGLTAIDKCGDSAANVSQNFYDPKVYVNTILEVHKKYNALVLVAFNNDSGFVAALDKACGRFINSNSVTRAANSSSKSPELLAKYCDLLLKKSSKNPEEAELEDTLNQVMVVFKYIEDKDVFQKFYSKMLAKRLVQHMSASDDAEASMISKLKQACGFEYTSKLQRMFQDIGVSKDLNEQFRRHLTNSAEPLDIDFTIQVLSSGSWPFQQSFTFSLPTELERSVHRFTTFYSSQHSGRKLNWLYNMSKGELLTNCFKNRYTLQASTFQMAVLLQYNVATLWTIQQLHESTQIKMDFLLQVIQILLKAKLLTAAIDDEAELTSLSTVELFTGYKNKKLRVNINVPVKTELKIEQETTHKHIEEDRKLLIQAAIVRIMKMRKVLKHQQLVAEVLNQLSSRFKPRVHVIKKCIDILIEKEYLERTEGQKDTYSYLA, from the exons ATGTCGGGTCACAGAGGAGGCGGAGGATCCGGCAGTCATCAAGGTGGCCCGCCTGGCCTTAAACAAATTGATCTTGACCAAATTTGGGGCGATCTGAAAGAGGGCATCGAACAAGTCTACAACAGACAATGCATGTCCAGAcccagatacattgaattgtaCAC ACACGTTTATAATTATTGCACGAGCGTACATCAGCAGATAACAAGGACATCGACAAAGAGCAAGAAGGGCGGTCAAGTATCGGGCGGTGCTCAGCTCGTTGGTCTTGAGCTCTACAGACGCCTTCGCGATTTTCTCAGGAATTATCTCATAAGTTTACTCAAG CacggaaatgatttgatggaCGAAGACGTGCTGCAGTTTTACACGAGACAATGGGAGGAATATCAGTTCAGTAGTAAAGTGCTGAACGGTGTTTGTGCATATTTGAATCGTCATTGGGTACGCCGAGAGTGCGAGGAAGGGCACAAAGgcatttacgaaatttatcaACTTGCGCTTGTCACGTGGCGTGACAATTTGTTCAAACATTTAAATCGACAG GTCACCAATGCCGTTTTGAAGTTAATCGAGCGTGAGAGAAACGGTGAGACGATAAACACTCGGCTCGTAAGTGGCGTTATTAATTGTTATGTCGAGCTTGGTCTCAACGAGGAAGATCCAACCGTGAAAGGCCCCAATCTGACCGTCTACAAAGAAtcttttgaaaatgtttttcttgaAGACACCGAAAGATTTTATACCCGCGAGAGCTCTGAATTTTTGCGACAAAATCCCGTTACTGAGTACATGAAAAAG ACGGAGCAGAGGCTGCTGGAAGAGCAGAAGCGCGTTCAAGTTTATCTTCATCAAACAACCAATGAGCGTCTTGCGAAAACGTGCGAGCGTGTACTTATCGAGAAGCATCTCGACACATTTCATTCGGAATTTCAGAATCTTCTCGATTCTGACAAAAACACCGATCTCGGAAGAATGTACCTTTTGGTTGCGAGGATATTGAACGGTCTTGGTGAGCTGAGAAATCTTCTCGAGAGTCATATAGCGAATCAGGGACTTACGGCGATCGACAAATGCGGCGATTCGGCTGCTAACGTAAGTCAAAACTTTTAT GATCCAAAAGTCTACGTAAACACGATTCTGGAAgttcacaaaaaatacaatgCTCTGGTGCTCGTCGCTTTTAACAACGACAGCGGCTTTGTTGCTGCGCTTGACAAAGCTTGCGGACGATTTATAAACAGCAATTCTGTCACAAGAGCCGCAAACAGTAGCAGCAAATCTCCTGAACTGTTGGCCAAGTATTGTGACTTATTGCTCAAAAAGAGTAGCAAAAATCCTGAGGAAGCTGAACTCGAGGACACCCTGAATCAAGTC atgGTCGTTTTTAAGTACATCGAGGACAAGGACGTTTTCCAAAAGTTCTACAGCAAAATGTTGGCGAAACGTTTGGTTCAGCACATGTCAGCGAGTGACGACGCGGAAGCTTCGATGATCTCGAAATTGAAACAAGCCTGCGGTTTCGAATACACGTCCAAACTTCAACGCATGttccaa GATATTGGCGTCTCGAAAGATCTAAACGAGCAATTCCGAAGACATCTAACAAATTCTGCGGAACCTCTGGACATAGATTTCACGATACAAGTGCTTTCTTCAGGCTCATGGCCGTTTCAACAGTCCTTCACATTTTCTTTGCCAACAGAG TTGGAAAGATCCGTACACAGGTTCACAACTTTCTACAGTTCACAGCACAGCGgtagaaaattgaattggTTGTATAACATGTCAAAGGGCGAATTACTGACGAATTGTTTCAAAAATCGTTACACGCTCCAAGCTTCGACTTTTCAAATGGCTGTTTTGCTGCAATATAACGTGGCGACGTTGTGGACGATACAACAATTGCACGAATCGACTCAGATTAAAATGGACTTTTTGCTTCAG GTTATTCAAATTCTTTTGAAAGCTAAACTATTGACTGCGGCGATCGACGACGAGGCTGAGCTTACGTCGCTTTCTACGGTCGAGCTTTTCACCGGTTACAAGAA CAAAAAATTGAGAGTTAATATAAACGTACCAGTTAAAACggagctgaaaatcgaacaaGAAACAACTCACAAGCACATAGAAGAGGATCGTAAGCTTTTGATACAAGCTGCTATTGTGAGGATCATGAAAATGCGTAAGGTCCTTAAGCATCAGCAGCTCGTTGCCGAAGTCTTGAATCAATTGAGTTCTAGATTTAAGCCACGGGTCCACGTTATTAAG AAATGTATAgatattttaattgaaaaggaGTATCTGGAACGCACCGAGGGACAGAAGGACACTTACAGTTATCTGGCGTGA